The following are from one region of the bacterium genome:
- a CDS encoding NHL repeat-containing protein gives MRYFNLAVLTILVLAFGCGYKYPLPPENPGALPNEEDYIEVRNTSWDIQTFSEIKDIIVGKDGYIYVLEEHALLKLNSNGDLVDTFYSGFVTAKSVAQDVRRNVYVTDSCFIYVFDRDKNLLIAIDFADTLKPHGIDVDSNKNIYITQPEIHKLIKLDSLGNFVEIIVSYGSGILSVNNPLGLFVNEKMGAVIVASAGNNWVEAISLTQPRVNIVHLGGTTHEGGDTAGVFNYPTDVWSDTLGNIYVLDYGNKRIQKFRETGEFVTEKRFENVPVSLATSKDGVYLYVAFSDKVLKMKKPELPQNPGGEK, from the coding sequence ATGAGGTACTTTAATTTAGCAGTCTTAACAATTTTGGTTTTAGCCTTTGGGTGCGGTTATAAATATCCTCTTCCACCTGAGAATCCTGGAGCTTTACCCAATGAAGAGGACTACATTGAGGTCAGAAATACATCATGGGATATTCAAACTTTCAGTGAGATAAAGGACATAATTGTGGGAAAGGATGGATACATCTATGTTCTTGAAGAGCATGCGCTCTTAAAACTTAACTCTAATGGGGATTTGGTAGATACTTTCTATTCAGGATTTGTTACCGCAAAGAGCGTCGCCCAAGACGTAAGGAGAAATGTTTATGTCACCGACTCTTGCTTCATATACGTTTTCGACAGAGATAAAAACCTCCTTATTGCCATAGATTTTGCTGACACATTGAAGCCTCATGGGATTGATGTTGATAGCAATAAAAACATATACATAACACAGCCGGAAATTCATAAACTCATAAAACTTGATTCTCTTGGAAACTTTGTTGAAATTATCGTGTCCTATGGTAGTGGAATATTGAGCGTGAATAATCCTCTTGGCCTCTTTGTGAATGAAAAAATGGGTGCTGTGATAGTGGCAAGTGCAGGAAACAACTGGGTAGAAGCAATTTCTCTGACGCAACCAAGAGTAAACATAGTGCATTTGGGAGGAACTACCCATGAAGGTGGAGATACCGCAGGAGTTTTTAATTATCCTACCGATGTGTGGTCAGATACTCTCGGAAACATATACGTTCTGGACTATGGCAATAAGAGAATCCAGAAGTTTAGAGAAACAGGGGAGTTTGTAACGGAAAAAAGATTCGAAAATGTACCAGTAAGTCTTGCCACTTCAAAGGATGGAGTGTATCTTTATGTAGCTTTTTCGGATAAAGTGCTAAAGATGAAAAAACCTGAACTCCCACAAAATCCGGGAGGAGAAAAATGA
- a CDS encoding RNA ligase partner protein — MEKIVLDTSVFTNPDVYGLFGKSAKEAFRNFLELAKGSKSEFEFYMPPSVFEELNLILGEESIPPEVDLTIKLKSPKRFNIEVPGFLLYELIEEVRNRINKGLRVAEEAVLVAEKQSKEKIINRLRNKYREALRSGIIDSTEDVDLILLAMELGAAIVSADEGVRKWAEKLGVRYINPKALISVLLSNRREDNP; from the coding sequence ATGGAAAAGATTGTCCTTGATACGAGCGTATTTACTAATCCCGATGTTTATGGTCTTTTTGGTAAAAGTGCGAAGGAGGCTTTCAGAAATTTCCTTGAACTTGCGAAAGGATCAAAAAGTGAGTTTGAATTTTATATGCCCCCATCTGTTTTTGAGGAATTAAACCTTATTCTTGGAGAAGAAAGCATTCCTCCTGAAGTGGATCTCACCATAAAACTCAAATCCCCCAAGAGATTTAACATAGAGGTGCCGGGTTTTCTTCTTTATGAATTGATTGAAGAGGTTAGAAACAGAATTAATAAGGGGCTTAGAGTGGCTGAAGAAGCTGTCCTCGTTGCGGAGAAACAGAGTAAGGAAAAAATAATAAACCGTTTGAGAAACAAGTATCGGGAAGCGTTAAGGAGCGGAATTATTGATTCGACTGAGGACGTAGATTTGATACTTCTTGCTATGGAATTGGGGGCCGCTATTGTTTCAGCGGATGAAGGTGTAAGAAAGTGGGCTGAAAAACTGGGGGTAAGATACATAAATCCCAAAGCTTTAATTTCTGTGCTTCTATCTAATCGTAGAGAGGATAACCCCTGA
- a CDS encoding PorV/PorQ family protein gives MVKRIVIFIIMSSVSLKALTIFEFLGGQKIGTTTMTFLKIPVGAKQGALGETGVAIASDATCIYWNPSSISFIPSAKSTALFSQRWIGDSYYTFGGAVFEFEKFTRAGIMIGNLHSGYIQRTDEYHPFGLGTYYRVSSSYAGISISRKLIDRFSFGITLKYVNEVLDNYNQYTFAMDLGTFYLIGYRDLSLGMSISNIGPDPVVKSPNPNETPSTFSIPVIYRLGVYGSPFSTFYISAQIEKSTDNVEIFRIGGEYIIAEVLALRLGYRLNANLPGEYSGFSGGIGITKSLGFKKDVHIDYAVTSMGYAGLVHKAQMGVNF, from the coding sequence ATGGTAAAGAGAATTGTTATCTTCATTATTATGTCAAGTGTTTCGCTTAAAGCCCTTACAATTTTTGAATTTTTAGGGGGGCAAAAGATCGGTACGACTACGATGACCTTCCTCAAGATTCCTGTTGGTGCAAAGCAAGGTGCGTTAGGAGAAACGGGAGTTGCCATTGCCAGCGATGCCACTTGCATTTACTGGAACCCATCCTCGATTTCCTTTATTCCCTCTGCCAAAAGTACGGCTTTATTTTCCCAAAGGTGGATAGGTGATTCTTACTATACGTTCGGTGGAGCTGTTTTTGAATTTGAAAAATTTACAAGGGCAGGAATTATGATTGGAAACCTGCACTCAGGTTATATCCAGAGGACTGACGAATATCATCCCTTTGGCCTTGGTACTTACTACAGAGTGTCAAGCTCTTATGCGGGAATTTCGATCTCGCGGAAGCTAATTGACAGATTCTCTTTTGGTATTACTCTGAAATATGTGAATGAGGTTCTTGATAATTATAACCAATACACTTTTGCAATGGACCTTGGAACTTTTTACCTAATAGGTTATAGAGATTTAAGCCTTGGTATGTCGATTTCAAATATTGGGCCTGACCCCGTTGTTAAAAGTCCAAATCCAAATGAAACGCCTTCCACCTTTTCAATCCCGGTTATTTACAGACTCGGAGTTTATGGAAGTCCTTTCAGCACTTTTTACATCTCTGCCCAAATTGAAAAAAGTACTGATAATGTCGAAATTTTCAGGATAGGTGGTGAGTACATTATTGCAGAGGTTTTGGCTTTGAGATTAGGATACAGATTAAATGCCAATTTGCCAGGTGAATATTCGGGATTTTCAGGCGGAATTGGGATAACAAAGAGCTTAGGATTTAAGAAAGACGTTCATATTGACTATGCTGTAACTTCCATGGGATATGCGGGATTAGTTCATAAAGCGCAAATGGGGGTGAATTTCTGA
- a CDS encoding T9SS type A sorting domain-containing protein translates to MRVKSIVAGLILGVSILSAQVETTIEVIQSDRDPSTQASNWADSTVTVSGVITALTGVTGTRNIFIEMNPGGPWRGIMVYFPTSLGTLPSMNIGDSVLVTAGVLEYYGNTELQVNALTDFQIIQTGVTPPDPVVITCAHLDTTQTSDFPVDSAEAYEGVLVRIENAYVTRTGLGTNNEFEITDGTGYVIVRNNYSYTPNVGDAMNIQGIVETRTLSGVTYYMLRPRSIDDYEFLLPGVADIYSIDRNKVIINFKTPMDPSTAQDPAKYVIVDSATATPLNIISAEVSSENNKIVILTTEQMTDALKYKFYGQGLTDVYGQAITDTAYFYGGFTPITLIESDTVPNDSANGFRSNWDGRTVTITGIITGWKDKFAYPFFFVQQGEGPWTGIHGWDPNNFIPLSDMQEGDSVILVGDVLEYGTNAITELTNIRYYRVVSSGHTVNPVTVPLTDLRNEAGAVSEQWEHVLVAVEPPVFVYDVGTGGDWKVYEYIEPDTFVLNVEGDYAIGYSWRPTEVDQQIDMLVGILRYRGTLYPRTDADIVPSSVKESGIAYLKNSIARKNLEFTIPVGAGNVKAELYNVEGRKIMTLYEGKGKDEIIRIDVSNIRPGAYFLVVSSDGKVNTQKVVIVK, encoded by the coding sequence ATGAGGGTCAAAAGTATAGTGGCAGGGTTGATCCTGGGCGTCTCTATTTTGAGTGCCCAGGTAGAAACCACAATAGAAGTAATCCAGTCCGACAGGGACCCATCTACCCAGGCTTCTAACTGGGCAGACTCGACAGTAACTGTGAGTGGTGTCATAACTGCACTTACGGGTGTAACCGGTACCAGAAATATCTTCATCGAGATGAATCCTGGTGGCCCATGGAGAGGGATAATGGTTTATTTCCCTACATCCCTTGGAACTTTGCCTTCCATGAATATAGGTGACAGTGTGTTAGTAACAGCGGGTGTACTTGAGTACTATGGCAATACAGAACTGCAGGTTAACGCCCTCACCGATTTCCAGATCATTCAAACAGGAGTTACCCCACCTGATCCTGTTGTGATAACCTGTGCCCATCTGGATACTACACAGACTTCAGATTTCCCCGTTGATTCTGCAGAGGCTTATGAAGGCGTACTGGTAAGGATTGAAAATGCCTACGTGACGAGAACGGGCCTTGGAACAAACAACGAGTTCGAGATAACCGACGGGACTGGTTATGTCATTGTGAGGAATAACTATTCTTACACACCTAATGTCGGTGACGCCATGAACATCCAGGGGATCGTTGAAACAAGGACTTTAAGTGGAGTAACGTACTACATGCTTAGGCCAAGGTCTATTGACGATTACGAATTTTTACTTCCCGGTGTGGCTGACATCTACTCCATAGATAGGAATAAGGTAATAATTAATTTCAAGACTCCGATGGACCCTTCAACTGCTCAGGACCCCGCAAAGTACGTCATTGTGGATAGTGCGACAGCGACTCCCCTTAATATTATTTCTGCAGAGGTTTCCAGTGAAAACAATAAGATCGTTATCTTGACGACTGAACAAATGACTGATGCATTGAAGTATAAATTCTATGGGCAGGGACTTACGGATGTTTACGGCCAGGCAATCACCGATACCGCCTATTTCTATGGCGGCTTTACCCCTATTACCTTAATCGAATCCGATACAGTACCTAACGATTCGGCAAATGGCTTCAGGAGCAACTGGGATGGCAGAACGGTTACCATCACTGGAATAATTACCGGCTGGAAAGATAAATTTGCCTATCCGTTTTTCTTTGTACAACAAGGTGAAGGCCCATGGACAGGTATACATGGTTGGGATCCCAATAATTTCATCCCTCTCAGTGACATGCAGGAAGGCGATTCGGTCATACTCGTTGGAGATGTGCTTGAATATGGAACGAATGCAATAACTGAACTCACAAACATTAGATACTATAGAGTTGTAAGCAGTGGTCATACTGTAAACCCTGTTACAGTTCCTTTGACTGATCTTAGAAATGAGGCAGGTGCTGTATCTGAGCAGTGGGAACACGTCCTTGTGGCTGTAGAACCACCTGTATTTGTTTATGATGTTGGCACCGGTGGCGACTGGAAAGTTTACGAGTACATAGAACCTGATACCTTTGTTTTAAACGTTGAAGGCGATTATGCAATCGGCTATAGTTGGAGGCCAACAGAGGTAGATCAGCAAATAGATATGCTGGTGGGTATCTTGAGGTATAGAGGAACTCTTTATCCAAGAACTGATGCAGATATTGTACCATCAAGCGTTAAAGAATCTGGTATAGCTTACCTGAAAAACTCTATCGCCAGAAAGAACCTTGAGTTTACTATTCCAGTTGGTGCTGGTAATGTAAAAGCTGAGCTTTACAATGTTGAAGGAAGGAAGATTATGACACTTTACGAAGGTAAAGGCAAAGACGAAATCATCAGAATAGACGTTTCAAATATAAGACCCGGTGCCTACTTCTTAGTGGTTAGCTCTGACGGTAAGGTAAATACTCAAAAGGTTGTTATTGTGAAGTGA
- a CDS encoding RNA ligase, protein MHEAVRQALELKRAIYENYLDVRYIRFADDSKPFKRGTVVIDDTIIPPYPKIGRLFVLKEGLNRYFKEPFYIEEKADGYNIRVIYIKDRILAITRGGFVCPFSTDRLPDFYDFEKFFRENPHLILFGEIIGPNNPYMELHPPYITFDVAFKLFDIYNPIEKRFFLPEERYRIADLYQIPQVGRFGRFNSSDFESIKEIVLKLNEEEIEGVVIKSAEKVFKYFKYATPIINIKDIEADIDLLLELPGEFYTQRILRYALSSLELGFDDQEVIEKLGKILIENFKKVVQEFKSTAKISRQYVLYFNKQENIEEFIKLESRASDLIKVKLIEIEKSSDKFKVTIEKTFLKATTRLYRLLRGYPLYD, encoded by the coding sequence ATGCATGAAGCAGTAAGGCAAGCCCTGGAACTAAAAAGGGCGATATACGAAAATTATTTAGATGTAAGATATATACGTTTTGCTGACGACTCAAAGCCCTTTAAACGGGGAACTGTAGTAATAGATGATACCATAATCCCTCCATACCCTAAGATTGGTCGGCTTTTTGTTCTAAAAGAAGGGCTTAACCGTTATTTCAAAGAACCCTTTTACATTGAAGAGAAGGCTGATGGCTACAATATAAGGGTCATCTACATCAAGGATAGAATCCTTGCAATCACGAGGGGAGGATTCGTTTGCCCATTCAGCACAGACAGATTACCCGACTTTTATGATTTTGAAAAATTTTTTAGAGAAAATCCTCATCTTATACTTTTTGGGGAAATTATAGGGCCCAACAATCCCTATATGGAGCTCCACCCTCCCTACATCACTTTTGACGTTGCCTTTAAGCTGTTTGATATTTATAACCCAATAGAAAAAAGATTTTTCTTGCCTGAGGAACGGTATAGGATTGCTGACTTGTATCAAATACCTCAGGTTGGTAGATTCGGCCGCTTTAATTCCAGTGATTTCGAAAGTATAAAAGAAATTGTTCTTAAACTAAATGAGGAAGAAATCGAGGGGGTGGTAATAAAGTCCGCAGAAAAAGTTTTCAAATACTTTAAATATGCTACCCCAATCATAAATATCAAAGATATCGAAGCAGATATAGACCTTCTACTGGAACTACCGGGGGAATTTTATACGCAGAGAATCTTAAGATATGCTTTGTCTTCCTTAGAACTCGGCTTTGATGATCAAGAGGTTATCGAAAAATTAGGCAAAATTTTAATAGAAAACTTTAAAAAGGTTGTTCAAGAATTCAAGAGCACCGCCAAAATATCACGTCAATATGTGCTTTACTTTAATAAACAGGAAAACATTGAAGAATTCATCAAACTCGAAAGTAGAGCATCAGATTTGATTAAAGTTAAACTGATTGAAATTGAGAAGAGCTCAGACAAATTCAAGGTTACCATTGAAAAGACTTTTCTTAAAGCTACTACAAGGCTTTACCGTCTACTCAGGGGTTATCCTCTCTACGATTAG
- the sppA gene encoding signal peptide peptidase SppA, with translation MFLIVLASFFNLNSVALSERSLATTLNPAGLAFSKGFEVSYYGGQDNYNLSLLSGSSGLSWDNVTNTYSLAQGFKLNENLYFGLGLKYSKNSGYDYYGGLLIRPIEFLSIGATYNKSKDYRFGIAIKPCRDYIKAYIDLSKGEGNPIIEGGVAIQPVSGVSLFAKSARDGKTSFGFEFSLGNLLFSAMSEENKNIYGVILSANPYPTLIKMPKVQIIRLKGQYDEMRAEGSFLPKKKMSFFDLVMVLDSLSRDKTVKGVFFILDNVTFSINQVEELRNVISRLRENGIKVYAYSEGYFLGSYLLARACDKVFLNPLGDIFIPGLGTVSAYPKKALEKLGIKPEFQRIGEYKSAAEPFIMDTMSTYNREQIMAYLNTIYEYAKEAIPEIDSIFEYALINAEEAKERNYVDSLIYETDIESVIKREFGKRVRIVRGLKSYPQPVRTLWAEPIGRIAFVVADGSIVTGESRDNPMPLSGGRSLGSSTIEKTFARLEKDKRIKAVILRVNSPGGSALASDIMWNAIRRVSRKKPVIVTMGSVAASGGYYISSAGTKILASKTTLTGSIGVLNGKFVITGLFNKLGINLYSVKIGKHALSFSSYEELGAEGEEIMNKEIEWSYRKFLSRIHDSRGLDPDSIDKIGRGRIWSGRDAKKIGIVDETGGILEAIKLSKELSKCRTAKVVYYTTRKPSFLFANFIPPSVSIFDILMEGPAYIEFTRPLIVR, from the coding sequence ATGTTTTTAATTGTCCTCGCATCTTTTTTTAATTTGAATTCTGTTGCCCTCTCGGAACGAAGTCTTGCTACGACATTAAATCCTGCAGGCCTTGCGTTTTCTAAAGGATTTGAAGTATCTTATTATGGTGGTCAAGACAATTACAATCTAAGCCTTCTTTCGGGGAGTTCGGGCTTATCTTGGGACAATGTTACAAATACTTACAGCCTGGCGCAAGGGTTTAAACTCAATGAAAATCTATACTTTGGCTTAGGGTTAAAATATTCAAAGAACTCTGGATATGACTATTATGGTGGTTTACTTATAAGACCAATAGAATTTCTCTCAATTGGAGCTACATATAATAAATCAAAGGATTATAGGTTTGGCATTGCCATCAAGCCCTGTAGAGATTACATCAAAGCCTACATTGACCTTTCTAAAGGCGAAGGTAACCCTATAATTGAAGGTGGAGTTGCAATTCAACCCGTTAGTGGAGTTTCCCTGTTTGCTAAATCAGCAAGAGATGGAAAAACTTCCTTTGGATTTGAATTTAGTCTTGGTAACCTTCTATTCTCTGCAATGAGTGAAGAAAATAAAAACATCTATGGTGTGATTCTATCTGCCAATCCCTATCCGACGCTAATCAAAATGCCCAAAGTACAAATTATTCGCTTGAAAGGCCAGTACGATGAAATGAGGGCAGAGGGGAGCTTTCTGCCGAAGAAGAAAATGTCCTTTTTTGACCTCGTCATGGTTCTTGATTCCCTTTCCCGAGACAAAACCGTGAAAGGTGTGTTTTTCATTTTAGATAATGTAACTTTTTCTATCAATCAGGTCGAGGAGCTACGGAATGTAATATCAAGGCTAAGAGAAAATGGTATAAAGGTTTACGCTTATTCCGAGGGCTATTTTCTGGGTTCCTATCTCCTCGCGAGAGCGTGCGACAAAGTCTTTCTTAACCCTCTGGGGGACATTTTTATACCTGGCCTTGGAACTGTAAGTGCCTATCCCAAAAAGGCTTTGGAAAAACTTGGCATTAAGCCTGAATTTCAGAGGATCGGTGAGTACAAATCTGCAGCAGAACCCTTCATTATGGACACAATGAGTACCTATAATAGAGAGCAAATTATGGCATATCTTAATACCATTTATGAGTATGCGAAAGAAGCCATTCCAGAAATTGATTCAATTTTTGAGTATGCCTTGATCAACGCTGAAGAGGCTAAAGAGAGAAACTACGTTGATTCTCTGATTTATGAAACCGACATAGAGAGCGTAATAAAGAGAGAATTTGGAAAAAGGGTGCGCATTGTAAGGGGATTAAAATCCTATCCTCAGCCTGTGAGAACCCTGTGGGCTGAACCTATTGGGCGTATCGCCTTTGTGGTTGCAGATGGTAGTATCGTAACCGGGGAAAGCCGAGACAACCCTATGCCTTTAAGCGGTGGAAGAAGTCTGGGGTCTTCAACCATAGAGAAAACCTTTGCAAGACTCGAAAAGGATAAGAGAATAAAGGCTGTAATTTTGAGGGTTAACTCACCTGGTGGTTCTGCCCTTGCCTCTGATATCATGTGGAATGCCATAAGAAGGGTTTCTCGCAAGAAGCCTGTTATTGTTACTATGGGCTCTGTGGCCGCATCTGGCGGATACTATATCTCCTCTGCTGGAACAAAGATACTGGCATCAAAGACTACTTTAACAGGTTCTATTGGAGTTCTAAATGGCAAATTTGTCATAACAGGGCTTTTTAACAAGCTTGGGATCAATCTGTATTCAGTAAAGATTGGGAAACACGCCCTTTCCTTCTCCTCCTACGAGGAACTTGGAGCAGAAGGTGAAGAGATAATGAACAAAGAAATAGAATGGTCATACAGAAAGTTCCTTAGCAGGATTCATGATAGCAGAGGACTTGATCCTGATAGCATTGATAAGATAGGAAGGGGAAGAATCTGGAGCGGAAGAGATGCAAAGAAAATAGGCATCGTTGATGAAACCGGTGGAATTTTAGAAGCGATAAAACTTTCGAAAGAACTTTCAAAATGCAGAACCGCTAAAGTTGTTTATTATACAACCCGTAAGCCATCGTTCCTCTTTGCCAACTTTATACCGCCGTCGGTCTCGATTTTTGACATTTTAATGGAAGGCCCTGCATACATAGAGTTTACAAGGCCATTGATTGTGAGATAG